A single region of the Apodemus sylvaticus chromosome 7, mApoSyl1.1, whole genome shotgun sequence genome encodes:
- the LOC127689884 gene encoding myosin light polypeptide 6-like, with the protein MMRVLGQNPTNTTALKVLGNPKRDDMNVKVLYFEHILSMLHTGAKHEDQGSYGDWVKGLRVFDKDRNGTIMGAEICHVLVWVDDRGRSRDASEGHEDRNDYISYKELVCVWMVLNG; encoded by the coding sequence ATGATGAGGGTCTTGGGTCAGAACCCTACCAACACCACAGCGCTCAAGGTCCTGGGGAACCCCAAGAGAGATGACATGAATGTGAAGGTGCTGTACTTTGAGCACATCCTGTCCATGCTGCACACTGGGGCCAAACACGAGGACCAGGGATCTTATGGGGATTGGGTTAAAGGCCTTCGTGTATTTGACAAGGACAGAAATGGTACTATAATGGGTGCTGAAATCTGTCATGTCCTTGTTTGGGTGGATGACAGAGGAAGAAGTAGAGATGCTAGTGAAGGGCATGAGGACAGAAATGATTATATCAGCTACAAAGAGCTTGTCTGTGTCTGGATGGTGCTGAATGGATGA